One region of Paenibacillus polymyxa M1 genomic DNA includes:
- the aroD gene encoding type I 3-dehydroquinate dehydratase, whose product MGKIVKINDVRIGEGAPKICVPMVGETLEQLKEEAAHLRTLDLDIVEWRVDFFEHVEDLEKVKAALHEIRSILANIPLVFTFRSAREGGEKEISAASYVELNRTIAATGQVELIDVELFNEEADVKTLVEAAHKHNVYVIISNHDFQKTPSKEEIVSRLRKAQELGGDLPKIAVMPTNTADVLTLLDATRTMAEEYADRPIITMSMAGKGVVSRLTGELFGSALTFGAAKKASAPGQIPVTELREILQVLHSHS is encoded by the coding sequence ATGGGAAAAATCGTAAAGATAAATGATGTACGGATCGGTGAAGGAGCGCCTAAAATATGTGTTCCCATGGTGGGAGAAACGTTGGAGCAGTTGAAGGAAGAGGCTGCCCATTTACGAACACTCGACCTGGATATCGTAGAGTGGAGAGTCGATTTTTTCGAGCATGTGGAAGATCTGGAAAAGGTAAAGGCTGCCTTACATGAAATTCGGTCTATTTTAGCCAATATTCCACTCGTATTTACGTTCCGTAGCGCCCGAGAAGGTGGAGAAAAGGAAATCAGTGCGGCAAGTTATGTGGAATTGAATCGTACAATAGCCGCAACGGGGCAAGTCGAACTTATTGATGTAGAGCTTTTTAATGAGGAAGCTGATGTGAAGACACTGGTAGAAGCAGCACATAAGCATAACGTGTATGTGATTATTTCTAATCATGATTTCCAAAAAACACCATCGAAAGAGGAAATTGTGTCCCGGTTGCGTAAGGCACAGGAATTGGGCGGCGATCTGCCTAAAATAGCGGTGATGCCAACTAATACAGCCGATGTACTGACCTTACTGGACGCCACACGCACTATGGCAGAAGAGTATGCTGATCGGCCAATTATCACAATGTCGATGGCGGGAAAAGGTGTCGTGAGCCGTCTGACCGGAGAACTGTTTGGTTCAGCTTTGACTTTTGGTGCTGCCAAGAAAGCTTCCGCGCCGGGACAGATTCCTGTCACTGAACTGAGAGAAATATTGCAGGTGCTGCATAGCCATTCTTAA
- a CDS encoding shikimate kinase codes for MQNNSEIPLKEQNIVLIGFMGVGKTTIGSHLARKLYRDFVDIDQEIEQEYNMPTTEIFKTYGEKRFREIEKEHILKLCSNTRLKIISVGGGAFLQEEVKQACLASSIVFFLDLNWDSWKDRLKMLIDTRPNLQNKTLEEIENLFRSRQDIYAVNHSKIDTDQLDAEEVADYIIQTLNLGWELYEPTRGLN; via the coding sequence GTGCAAAACAATAGTGAGATTCCATTAAAAGAACAAAATATTGTGCTCATCGGCTTTATGGGCGTAGGCAAAACAACGATCGGTTCCCATCTAGCGCGCAAACTGTATCGCGATTTTGTCGATATTGATCAGGAGATTGAACAAGAGTACAACATGCCTACAACAGAAATTTTCAAAACTTACGGAGAGAAGCGTTTCCGCGAGATTGAAAAAGAACATATTTTGAAGTTGTGCAGCAATACACGCCTCAAAATCATTTCTGTTGGCGGTGGTGCGTTTTTACAGGAAGAGGTGAAGCAGGCTTGTTTGGCTTCCTCCATTGTGTTCTTCTTGGATTTAAATTGGGACTCCTGGAAAGATCGGCTCAAGATGCTGATTGACACCCGCCCTAATCTGCAAAACAAGACGCTGGAGGAAATTGAAAATCTTTTCCGTTCCAGACAGGACATTTACGCGGTGAATCACTCCAAGATCGATACCGATCAGTTGGATGCGGAAGAAGTCGCAGACTATATTATTCAAACGCTGAATCTGGGTTGGGAATTGTATGAACCAACTCGGGGATTGAATTAA
- a CDS encoding pectate lyase has protein sequence MKTNTAKVLKKGMSIALSGMLIALFVGNYSAHAAPEVVHKTILVKAGEVYDGKGKTVVADPDTLGDGSQKEAQKPIFKLENNATLKNVIIAAPAADGVHVYGNGTISNVTWEDVGEDALTLKEPGTVNITGGGAYHAYDKVFQINAEGTINIKNFRADDIGKLVRQLGGSTFRVNMTLDNSDISNVKDSILRSDGPNSKAKITNTRYHNVKQLFKGFKSSNTSESGNTKY, from the coding sequence ATGAAAACAAACACAGCTAAAGTATTGAAAAAGGGAATGAGTATTGCTTTATCCGGTATGCTGATCGCATTATTTGTCGGCAATTATTCTGCTCATGCAGCTCCAGAGGTCGTTCATAAGACCATACTTGTAAAAGCCGGAGAAGTATACGATGGTAAAGGCAAGACCGTAGTGGCTGACCCCGATACCTTGGGAGATGGAAGCCAAAAAGAGGCTCAAAAGCCTATCTTCAAGCTTGAAAATAATGCAACGCTGAAAAATGTGATCATCGCCGCGCCTGCTGCGGATGGTGTGCATGTATATGGCAATGGCACCATTTCCAACGTAACGTGGGAGGATGTCGGTGAAGATGCATTGACGCTTAAAGAACCAGGCACAGTGAATATTACAGGCGGTGGAGCATACCATGCATATGATAAAGTGTTCCAAATCAATGCCGAAGGCACAATTAACATTAAAAATTTTAGAGCCGATGATATCGGTAAGCTGGTTCGCCAACTTGGGGGCTCTACTTTTAGAGTGAATATGACTTTGGATAACTCGGATATTTCCAACGTGAAGGATTCGATCCTGAGATCCGACGGTCCTAACAGCAAAGCTAAAATTACGAATACTCGTTATCATAATGTAAAACAATTGTTCAAAGGCTTTAAATCTAGCAACACGAGCGAGTCCGGCAATACTAAATACTAA
- a CDS encoding aminoglycoside phosphotransferase family protein codes for MNLFHQYVNVDGTLNDTLVRDREILYTGTNGRHVERFYVSSSESYIFKPLTNDDQKGHERWVYEHVLPALPPIYPQLLAWSDADADDGGEWMVFEDLGPLHHVHADKTLLEAVGLVARWHALPLDYFAGMPLRGPKPLIQEMVSELHIRKPDILELCSSLGFSKQHMQRIYVQLEHLSFSHQLVLSHGDLHPGNYALSGEQLKVLDWEHVHLNTPLWDVYHLIDMSHPLFPRHMTSELRIRMLDTYLEQLELLGIQVDRTAFIQEYGMFAVVFSLWMLLLITSDLQRIKKELHRNSNKWSKEQLESQLDETLACLNQCTAMMDWGQVQPCKQWL; via the coding sequence ATGAATCTATTTCATCAATATGTGAATGTAGACGGTACTTTGAATGATACGCTGGTGCGCGATCGTGAAATTTTATATACAGGTACGAATGGCCGGCATGTGGAACGTTTTTACGTGTCCTCCTCTGAAAGTTATATATTTAAACCACTAACCAATGACGATCAGAAGGGGCACGAGAGATGGGTGTACGAGCATGTGCTTCCCGCATTACCACCCATCTATCCCCAATTGCTAGCTTGGTCTGATGCAGACGCAGATGACGGAGGAGAATGGATGGTATTTGAGGACCTTGGTCCGTTACATCATGTTCACGCAGACAAAACCCTATTGGAAGCTGTAGGACTTGTTGCAAGGTGGCATGCTTTGCCACTGGATTATTTTGCAGGAATGCCATTGCGGGGACCGAAGCCGCTCATTCAGGAGATGGTTTCTGAACTGCACATACGCAAGCCAGATATATTAGAGCTTTGCAGCTCACTCGGTTTTTCCAAGCAACACATGCAGCGTATTTATGTACAACTGGAGCATCTATCTTTTTCACACCAGCTTGTACTGTCTCATGGTGATCTTCATCCGGGGAACTATGCGCTGAGTGGGGAGCAGTTAAAGGTATTGGATTGGGAGCATGTTCATCTAAACACACCGCTGTGGGATGTATATCACCTGATCGACATGTCCCATCCGTTATTCCCCCGACATATGACGTCTGAATTGCGTATTCGTATGCTAGACACCTATCTGGAACAGCTGGAGCTGTTGGGGATACAGGTAGATCGAACGGCATTTATACAGGAATATGGTATGTTTGCTGTGGTATTTTCGCTTTGGATGCTATTACTAATCACAAGTGATTTGCAAAGGATTAAAAAGGAGCTGCATAGAAATAGCAACAAATGGTCAAAAGAGCAATTAGAGTCCCAGTTGGATGAAACGTTAGCTTGTTTAAACCAATGTACAGCGATGATGGATTGGGGACAAGTCCAACCATGTAAGCAGTGGCTTTAG
- a CDS encoding glycosyltransferase, with product MKKVGLVMRKIQFAEAQGPRIFAERLKQIGLELGVDIVFVSPERHVSSHDWLPGYEHEKGDLVNYDVVLDQLHEQQIEHVIYTVSGFTYLNMFFKNSVLFPHSFPDPALTGYEMMKPFYQIVDKAIVQTAFLKQEMASKFGVTDVTVIPIGFNERLVEKHFDPSQVVENRVMWIGRDEENRRPDLVLEYARHNPDKDVYMVFGGERYKESMKKYDIPDNVKLQFALTQDEVFALMNTAKVYWSCSKFDTFAMPLTEALAMGKIVVKPEHPCYGHISSTHSFSGNEKNWFELVNMAAASPRRVSTENQAYAMEQFSSQVMKQGYRDFFDGWLS from the coding sequence ATGAAAAAAGTCGGTTTGGTCATGAGAAAAATACAATTTGCTGAAGCGCAGGGTCCTCGTATTTTTGCAGAACGTCTGAAGCAGATCGGATTGGAACTGGGGGTGGATATCGTATTTGTATCACCGGAGCGCCATGTAAGCAGCCATGACTGGCTTCCGGGCTATGAGCACGAAAAGGGTGACCTGGTCAATTATGACGTCGTGCTGGATCAACTGCACGAGCAGCAGATTGAGCACGTTATTTATACGGTATCTGGCTTTACCTATTTGAATATGTTTTTTAAAAACAGCGTGCTTTTTCCACATAGTTTTCCAGACCCGGCACTGACAGGCTATGAGATGATGAAGCCTTTTTATCAGATCGTGGACAAGGCTATCGTACAGACTGCCTTTCTCAAGCAGGAGATGGCCTCGAAGTTTGGCGTAACCGATGTGACAGTCATCCCGATCGGATTTAATGAGCGGTTGGTGGAAAAGCATTTTGATCCCTCACAAGTGGTGGAGAACCGGGTGATGTGGATTGGTAGAGATGAAGAGAATCGGCGTCCGGATCTGGTACTGGAGTATGCGCGGCATAATCCTGATAAGGATGTCTATATGGTATTTGGTGGTGAACGCTACAAGGAAAGCATGAAGAAGTACGACATCCCGGACAATGTAAAACTTCAATTTGCGCTAACGCAAGACGAGGTGTTTGCACTGATGAACACGGCGAAGGTGTATTGGAGCTGCTCCAAATTCGACACGTTCGCGATGCCGCTGACCGAAGCGCTAGCCATGGGGAAAATCGTCGTCAAGCCTGAGCATCCTTGCTATGGGCACATCAGCTCTACACATTCATTTTCGGGGAATGAGAAGAACTGGTTCGAACTGGTCAATATGGCTGCGGCTTCACCTCGCCGGGTTTCGACAGAAAACCAGGCATACGCCATGGAACAGTTTTCAAGTCAGGTGATGAAGCAGGGATATAGGGATTTTTTCGATGGTTGGTTAAGCTGA
- a CDS encoding MFS transporter, whose product MSTQENMTANRFPPSLLWLTLGAFAIGMTEFVIMGLLPNVAHDLHVTIPQAGQLITSYALGVAIGAPVLTVLTHKVPQKKLLCLLMSIFILGNLFSVIAPNYELLIAARMATALSHGTFLGAGSLIAARLVRADKRAGAISMVLTGLTVANIIGVPFGTFIGQQLGWRASFGAIVVIGLISLFGIIRYIPVIQQDKPSSLKQEVKSLFNPKVLLMLLTGAVGCGSLFTVFTYITPMLTDISGFAEHSITWILVLFGLGVTIGNIVGGKLADWKLLPSLIANYAVLAIILAILTFTLQSQVLAVITVFIWGIAAFGIMPGIQVRIMNLAYEAPLLASTSSHSALNLGNAGGAFIGGVVINQMGLSAIPWVASLITVGGLLLMLVSYMMDRKTAHTEAIAEIQS is encoded by the coding sequence ATGAGTACTCAAGAAAATATGACAGCTAATCGCTTCCCCCCCTCCTTGCTATGGTTAACCCTTGGTGCCTTCGCCATCGGCATGACCGAATTCGTCATTATGGGACTTCTGCCCAATGTAGCCCATGATCTTCATGTTACGATTCCGCAAGCCGGGCAATTAATCACCAGTTACGCGCTTGGTGTGGCCATTGGCGCACCTGTGCTTACTGTATTAACCCATAAGGTTCCGCAAAAAAAGCTGTTGTGTCTGCTGATGTCTATATTCATTTTAGGCAATCTTTTTTCCGTCATTGCTCCTAACTACGAACTGCTGATTGCGGCCCGTATGGCTACTGCGTTATCGCACGGAACCTTCTTGGGAGCAGGTTCCTTGATCGCTGCCCGGCTGGTTCGTGCTGATAAGCGGGCAGGAGCCATCTCTATGGTGCTAACCGGATTGACGGTAGCGAACATTATTGGCGTGCCCTTCGGCACCTTTATCGGACAGCAGCTCGGCTGGCGCGCTTCCTTTGGAGCCATTGTTGTGATCGGCTTGATTTCTCTCTTCGGAATTATTCGTTACATTCCGGTGATTCAGCAGGACAAGCCTTCCAGTCTCAAGCAAGAAGTCAAGAGCTTATTTAATCCAAAAGTGCTGCTGATGCTGCTGACAGGTGCAGTTGGCTGTGGTAGCTTGTTCACTGTCTTTACGTACATTACGCCCATGCTTACGGATATTAGTGGCTTTGCCGAACACAGCATTACCTGGATTCTTGTCCTGTTCGGCCTAGGCGTCACAATTGGGAACATCGTTGGCGGCAAGCTCGCAGATTGGAAGCTGCTTCCCTCCTTGATTGCAAACTATGCTGTACTGGCCATTATTCTGGCCATTCTGACGTTTACACTTCAAAGCCAGGTACTGGCCGTTATCACTGTATTCATCTGGGGGATTGCTGCATTCGGCATCATGCCGGGTATTCAGGTTCGCATCATGAATCTGGCCTATGAGGCTCCTTTGCTAGCCTCTACCTCCAGCCATTCCGCATTGAATCTGGGTAACGCAGGTGGTGCTTTTATCGGGGGAGTCGTGATTAACCAAATGGGGCTGTCCGCCATTCCATGGGTTGCATCACTCATTACTGTCGGCGGTCTGCTGCTGATGCTGGTCAGCTACATGATGGATCGCAAGACGGCTCATACTGAAGCGATAGCAGAGATACAGTCATAA
- the cysK gene encoding cysteine synthase A has product MTLKVVHSITDLIGDTPCVRLQRLTGPQDAEVYVKLEYFNPSGSVKDRAAGNLIAEAEKAGHLKPGGTIIEPTSGNTGIGLAMNAAARGYRAILVMPSNMTKERINILKAYGAEVVLTPAEERMPGAIRKALELGAEIEGSFIPHQFENEANPDIHRTTTALEILEQTEGRLDVFVASSGTGGTITGTGEVLRQHLPDLRIVVVEPKGSPVLSGGKPGPHKLVGTSPGFVPTVLNTEVYDEIVQVSDEDAIAMTRAIAAQEGILVGPSSGATIWTALQEARRLGAGKRVLCIAPDTGERYLSMGIFG; this is encoded by the coding sequence ATGACACTTAAAGTGGTACATAGTATTACGGACTTAATCGGAGATACGCCTTGTGTGCGGCTGCAACGGCTCACAGGACCGCAGGATGCGGAAGTGTATGTGAAGCTGGAGTATTTTAATCCAAGCGGCAGTGTTAAAGATCGGGCGGCGGGCAATCTGATTGCCGAGGCGGAAAAGGCGGGACATCTCAAGCCGGGAGGCACCATTATTGAGCCAACCAGTGGCAACACGGGGATTGGTCTTGCGATGAATGCGGCAGCTCGAGGTTACCGTGCGATTTTGGTAATGCCTTCGAATATGACGAAGGAACGGATCAATATTTTAAAAGCCTATGGGGCTGAGGTCGTACTGACACCAGCGGAAGAACGGATGCCAGGAGCGATTCGTAAAGCTCTCGAACTGGGGGCAGAAATTGAAGGGAGTTTTATCCCGCATCAGTTTGAAAATGAAGCAAATCCCGATATCCATCGTACAACCACGGCACTTGAAATTTTGGAGCAGACGGAGGGGCGGTTGGATGTGTTCGTCGCTTCTTCGGGAACGGGCGGTACCATTACGGGTACAGGTGAAGTGCTGCGCCAGCATTTGCCGGATCTGCGGATTGTTGTGGTCGAGCCCAAAGGTTCGCCCGTACTGTCTGGGGGAAAACCCGGTCCGCATAAGCTGGTGGGAACGAGTCCGGGCTTTGTTCCCACCGTGCTGAATACGGAAGTGTATGACGAAATCGTACAGGTTTCCGATGAGGATGCGATTGCGATGACACGGGCGATTGCTGCACAGGAGGGAATTCTCGTCGGGCCCTCCAGCGGGGCTACAATATGGACGGCCCTTCAGGAAGCCCGGCGTTTGGGAGCAGGTAAACGGGTGCTTTGCATTGCCCCGGATACCGGAGAGCGTTATCTGAGCATGGGGATATTCGGATAA
- a CDS encoding aldo/keto reductase, translating into MKIMPLQKRGISDSRLVLGCMPFGGEWSHAPYTQEHVVEAERAVEAAQSIGITMFDHADIYRMGKAEEIFGRILKGQPGLREQIVIQSKCGIFLPDGTLPGRFDFSYDHIMESVDGILKRLGTEYLDILLLHRPDPLVEPEEVAKAFSELRTSGKVRHFGVSNMNVSQICFLERSLTEPLIVNQLEMSLAHLHFIDQTVHVNQQAGTNVHFGEGLLEYCQTEDIQLQAWGPLAQGRFSGGSLEGEPEHIRKTAELVQKLASEKGTTREAIVLGWLMKHPARIQPVIGSANPERIKACQDAERQSELMTREEWYQLYVSARGQALP; encoded by the coding sequence ATGAAAATTATGCCTTTACAGAAACGAGGGATCTCCGATAGTCGGCTGGTACTTGGCTGCATGCCTTTTGGTGGAGAATGGAGCCATGCACCGTATACACAGGAGCATGTCGTTGAAGCGGAGAGAGCTGTAGAAGCTGCACAATCCATCGGGATTACGATGTTTGATCATGCGGATATCTATCGTATGGGAAAAGCGGAAGAAATTTTCGGTCGGATTTTAAAGGGACAGCCCGGATTGCGTGAACAAATCGTAATTCAGTCCAAATGCGGCATTTTTTTGCCGGATGGCACGCTCCCAGGCCGTTTTGATTTCTCATATGATCATATTATGGAGTCCGTAGATGGTATCTTGAAGCGTCTGGGTACTGAGTATTTAGACATCCTGCTGCTGCACCGTCCCGATCCGCTGGTAGAGCCGGAAGAAGTAGCGAAGGCGTTCAGCGAGCTTAGGACATCCGGCAAAGTCCGGCATTTTGGCGTTTCCAATATGAATGTAAGCCAAATTTGTTTTCTGGAGCGTAGCCTAACGGAGCCGCTGATTGTTAATCAGCTGGAGATGAGCCTGGCACATCTGCATTTTATAGATCAGACCGTACACGTGAACCAGCAGGCAGGGACGAATGTACATTTTGGCGAAGGATTGCTGGAATATTGCCAAACTGAGGATATTCAGCTCCAGGCTTGGGGACCGCTGGCGCAGGGACGTTTTAGCGGAGGTTCTCTGGAAGGAGAGCCTGAGCACATCCGTAAGACGGCAGAACTAGTGCAGAAGCTGGCTTCTGAAAAGGGGACGACACGTGAAGCGATCGTCCTGGGCTGGCTGATGAAGCATCCGGCACGGATTCAGCCTGTCATTGGCAGCGCCAATCCTGAACGAATCAAAGCATGTCAGGATGCAGAACGCCAGAGCGAGCTGATGACCCGTGAGGAATGGTATCAATTGTATGTCAGTGCACGCGGACAAGCCTTGCCATAA
- a CDS encoding WYL domain-containing protein: protein MSLFEKIFNYQIVSRLDESGAFATTSQERVWLKSMLADSAATEAFTPSTLDKLRQLLADDEPLEADGSLREKAGVPAASVYHPLLRELRSILRSRSGICMTYKLRNGRLHERISGFPYKLEFSMVKKEWSLLWYNRRHRAFMSTKLSNIVTVTEDEILPEEAETFTQRILGILESRKEQGIIEIIPVYNGEMSRILYAFSCFEKEVEYDQEADTYRITLTFQADECEYVLSKIRFLGKRVKVVQGSRLISRMKETTAKALARYEEE, encoded by the coding sequence ATGAGCCTGTTCGAGAAAATATTTAACTATCAGATCGTCTCACGACTGGATGAATCGGGCGCTTTTGCTACCACATCGCAGGAAAGAGTCTGGCTTAAGTCCATGCTTGCAGACTCGGCAGCGACAGAGGCTTTTACCCCCTCTACACTTGATAAGCTTCGGCAATTACTTGCAGACGACGAGCCTCTGGAGGCTGATGGCAGCCTGCGCGAAAAAGCAGGGGTTCCTGCTGCTTCGGTTTATCATCCACTCCTGCGTGAATTGCGTTCCATTCTGCGATCCCGTTCAGGCATCTGTATGACCTACAAACTGCGCAACGGACGCCTGCATGAGCGAATATCCGGATTCCCATACAAGCTGGAGTTTTCCATGGTCAAAAAAGAATGGAGTCTGCTGTGGTATAATCGTCGCCACCGCGCATTTATGTCCACTAAACTGTCCAACATCGTAACCGTTACGGAGGATGAGATCCTACCTGAAGAAGCCGAGACGTTTACCCAACGAATACTCGGTATACTGGAGTCACGCAAAGAACAGGGCATCATCGAAATTATTCCTGTATATAACGGTGAAATGTCTCGTATTTTATATGCTTTTTCCTGTTTTGAAAAGGAGGTCGAATATGATCAGGAAGCAGATACCTATCGTATTACGCTCACTTTCCAGGCAGACGAATGTGAATATGTGTTATCCAAAATCCGCTTCCTCGGCAAACGTGTCAAGGTCGTTCAAGGCTCTCGATTAATTTCGCGAATGAAGGAAACAACAGCCAAGGCCCTCGCACGATACGAAGAGGAATAG
- a CDS encoding helix-turn-helix transcriptional regulator, with product MARESFDKEIQFLRMLTLTSGAYNRQQFADRLGISVHTFDKTIRRLKEIVQSVQQQLPAEQGHDFNEMLRFNYYESADPLLLFLFRAKSLKESESVRLSLLLTALQSQSMTTMELLDACCNGLPSDSSLPDEKTIRSDLKYLVEVGVVRKEPGGRPYRYAVRNDLVTELTDEELLDLYDFVDIMANTQLPSVQGYLLRDHLKKAMRRQLGDREMAEPFLYKYHYYSRILDEAHIHPLLHAIRQRRCVSFLYYSASKRSMYGSQNTNPRFEKETEGREHTILPLQVIYDHQYGRWYVLGHVGGKGIMKFRMEGMTQLVEGKPVPEQLYADLLAVLEEKMRYSWLVDTGRPVKVRVRFFNPEGAKRNFIRERVLSQGQWGAITEEESESFIYEITVNGITEIKPWIRSFGSSCEVLEPQRLRKEFRQEWKELQAYYEPVRENI from the coding sequence ATGGCGAGAGAGAGTTTTGATAAAGAAATTCAATTCCTGCGTATGCTCACACTAACAAGCGGCGCTTATAATCGGCAGCAATTTGCAGACAGACTTGGCATTTCGGTACATACCTTTGATAAAACGATCCGGCGCCTCAAGGAAATCGTCCAATCCGTACAACAGCAGCTGCCTGCGGAACAGGGACATGATTTTAATGAGATGCTGCGCTTTAATTATTACGAATCCGCTGATCCATTGCTGTTATTCCTGTTTCGGGCCAAATCGCTCAAGGAATCGGAAAGCGTCCGCTTATCCCTTCTGCTGACAGCGCTACAGTCACAGTCTATGACTACCATGGAACTGTTGGATGCTTGCTGCAATGGCCTGCCTTCCGACAGTTCACTGCCAGATGAGAAAACAATTCGTTCTGATCTGAAATATCTGGTCGAAGTCGGCGTGGTTCGTAAGGAGCCTGGCGGCAGGCCCTATCGCTATGCTGTCCGCAATGATCTGGTGACAGAACTGACGGACGAGGAATTACTGGACTTATATGATTTTGTGGACATTATGGCCAACACCCAGCTCCCCTCTGTGCAGGGATATCTGTTACGAGATCATCTTAAAAAAGCCATGCGCCGTCAGCTCGGAGATCGTGAGATGGCAGAGCCTTTTTTATATAAATACCATTATTATTCACGCATTCTGGACGAAGCCCATATTCATCCGCTTCTGCATGCCATTCGGCAACGTCGCTGTGTAAGCTTTTTATATTATTCGGCGTCCAAACGAAGCATGTACGGGTCACAGAACACAAACCCACGGTTTGAAAAAGAGACCGAAGGCCGTGAACATACCATTCTACCCCTGCAAGTCATCTATGATCATCAATACGGACGTTGGTATGTGCTTGGTCATGTAGGCGGCAAAGGAATCATGAAGTTTCGTATGGAGGGCATGACTCAATTGGTGGAGGGCAAGCCTGTCCCAGAGCAGCTTTATGCCGACCTGTTAGCCGTGCTGGAAGAAAAAATGCGGTACAGCTGGCTTGTTGATACGGGGCGTCCCGTGAAGGTACGGGTACGTTTTTTTAATCCTGAGGGTGCAAAGCGCAACTTTATCCGGGAACGTGTACTGTCACAGGGACAATGGGGTGCGATTACGGAGGAAGAAAGTGAATCCTTTATCTATGAAATCACAGTGAATGGAATCACTGAGATCAAACCATGGATTCGCAGCTTCGGATCAAGCTGTGAGGTATTGGAACCCCAGCGGCTGCGTAAGGAATTCAGACAGGAATGGAAGGAGCTGCAAGCCTATTATGAGCCTGTTCGAGAAAATATTTAA
- a CDS encoding nucleotidyltransferase domain-containing protein produces MTDVKHGQGFIQPEMRETILRELRALEQEEQVRIVYACESGSRAWGFPSQDSDYDVRFIYVRPIEWYLSIFDKRDVIERPISDLLDINGWDLKKALNLFRKSNPPLLEWLQSPIPYLEQYSVADQIRAISPLTFSPKSCMYHYLNMARGNYRDYLQGEQVKIKKYFYVLRPLLACGWIERYNSMPPMEFVDLLEEFIPADTELYQVIEHLLERKKAGEELDVEPQLSVVNDFIEQQIAYFEQKAPLLQHMEGGRDQQLDDMFRAAVNEVWKT; encoded by the coding sequence ATGACAGATGTGAAGCATGGGCAGGGTTTCATTCAACCGGAAATGCGCGAAACGATTTTGCGTGAGCTGCGGGCGTTGGAGCAGGAGGAACAGGTGCGCATTGTATACGCCTGTGAATCAGGCAGTCGGGCATGGGGGTTTCCTTCACAGGACAGTGACTATGATGTACGATTTATCTATGTAAGACCCATAGAATGGTATTTATCTATTTTTGATAAGCGGGATGTGATTGAACGGCCAATCAGCGATTTGCTGGATATAAACGGCTGGGATTTGAAAAAGGCGCTCAATTTGTTTCGCAAATCCAATCCGCCTTTGCTGGAATGGCTGCAATCTCCGATTCCCTATCTGGAGCAGTATTCAGTGGCTGATCAGATTCGTGCGATCTCGCCGTTAACCTTCTCTCCGAAGTCCTGTATGTACCATTATCTGAATATGGCACGAGGAAATTATCGGGATTATTTGCAAGGTGAACAGGTGAAGATTAAAAAGTATTTTTACGTGCTGCGCCCGCTGCTGGCCTGTGGCTGGATTGAACGATACAACAGCATGCCTCCGATGGAATTCGTAGACTTGCTGGAGGAATTCATTCCGGCTGATACCGAACTTTATCAGGTGATCGAACATTTGCTGGAACGTAAAAAAGCGGGCGAGGAGCTGGATGTGGAGCCACAGCTTTCGGTGGTGAATGATTTTATCGAGCAGCAAATTGCTTACTTTGAACAGAAGGCGCCTTTGCTTCAGCATATGGAGGGCGGACGAGATCAGCAGTTGGATGATATGTTCCGCGCTGCGGTGAATGAAGTATGGAAAACATAA